In one window of Polaromonas naphthalenivorans CJ2 DNA:
- a CDS encoding class I SAM-dependent methyltransferase: protein MSHPTLPAGPLNFRQLRDNYQFLRGFVRNPARVGSIVPSSHQLEQRLVQLARLGEARMVVELGPGTGGTTAAFLQAMSPTAQLLAIELDSEFHQRLDAAMHDPRFNLELGSAERLAEFLAARWLPAPDAIVSGIPFSTMAPEVSDRVAATVARVLRPGGRFVAYQVRAHVADFMSPYLGQPETCWEFMNVPPVRVFTWVKPGR, encoded by the coding sequence ATGAGCCATCCAACCCTGCCTGCAGGCCCTCTCAACTTTCGCCAGTTGCGCGACAACTACCAGTTCCTTCGCGGCTTTGTACGCAATCCGGCCCGTGTCGGCTCCATCGTTCCGAGTTCCCACCAGCTTGAGCAGCGCCTGGTGCAGCTTGCCCGGCTTGGCGAGGCGCGCATGGTGGTCGAGCTGGGGCCGGGCACCGGCGGAACGACCGCCGCCTTTTTGCAGGCGATGTCTCCCACGGCCCAGTTGCTGGCCATCGAACTCGACAGCGAATTCCACCAGCGCCTGGACGCCGCCATGCATGACCCGCGCTTTAACCTTGAGCTGGGCAGCGCCGAGCGCCTGGCCGAATTCCTGGCGGCCCGCTGGCTGCCGGCGCCCGATGCCATCGTCTCCGGCATTCCGTTTTCAACCATGGCGCCTGAAGTCTCCGACCGGGTGGCGGCCACCGTCGCCCGGGTGCTGCGGCCGGGCGGGCGTTTTGTCGCCTACCAGGTGCGCGCGCATGTCGCCGATTTCATGTCGCCCTACCTCGGCCAGCCCGAGACCTGCTGGGAATTCATGAACGTGCCGCCAGTGCGGGTCTTCACCTGGGTCAAGCCCGGGCGCTGA
- a CDS encoding transglutaminase domain-containing protein — protein sequence MKLKASCFIRVTAFSDCPMIAMLRPRSGVTQWMISERYDLEPWVPVEEFIDSYGNLCQRMIVPRGHMRIGVEVAMEVEDHITVAPHAPQTPISELPSNVLHYLLQSRYCPSDKMLHKALSVVGRTPRGYAQVEKIRSWIHHNLAYRYGVSSASTDALDTLEHGAGVCRDFAHVGIALCRSLQIPARMVVGYMHGLKPMDLHAWFEAFLGGRWYTFDATQDAPRGARIVLAYGHDATDVAFISDYGPRPLQLNEMRVEVTAPDEAQPEAVPAVKTSK from the coding sequence ATGAAGCTCAAAGCCTCCTGTTTCATCCGCGTCACCGCCTTTTCAGACTGCCCCATGATTGCGATGCTGCGCCCGCGCAGCGGCGTGACGCAGTGGATGATCAGCGAGCGTTATGACCTGGAGCCGTGGGTGCCGGTGGAAGAATTCATCGACAGCTACGGCAACCTGTGCCAGCGCATGATCGTGCCGCGCGGCCACATGCGCATCGGCGTCGAGGTGGCGATGGAGGTCGAGGACCACATCACGGTCGCGCCGCATGCGCCGCAGACCCCGATCAGCGAGCTGCCTTCCAATGTGCTGCATTACCTCTTGCAAAGCCGCTACTGCCCGTCGGACAAGATGCTGCATAAGGCGCTGTCGGTGGTCGGCAGGACGCCCCGGGGCTATGCCCAGGTCGAAAAGATCCGCTCCTGGATTCACCACAACCTGGCCTACCGCTACGGCGTCAGCTCGGCCAGCACCGATGCGCTGGACACGCTGGAGCACGGCGCGGGCGTGTGCCGCGACTTTGCGCATGTCGGCATCGCGCTGTGCCGCAGCCTGCAGATTCCGGCGCGCATGGTGGTGGGCTACATGCACGGGCTCAAGCCGATGGACCTGCATGCCTGGTTCGAGGCCTTCCTGGGCGGACGCTGGTACACCTTCGACGCCACGCAGGACGCGCCGCGCGGCGCCCGCATCGTTCTGGCCTACGGCCATGACGCGACCGACGTGGCCTTTATTTCAGACTACGGCCCGCGCCCGCTGCAACTCAACGAGATGCGGGTCGAGGTGACGGCGCCCGATGAAGCGCAGCCTGAAGCGGTGCCGGCGGTCAAAACCAGCAAATAA
- a CDS encoding D-(-)-3-hydroxybutyrate oligomer hydrolase — protein sequence MTIIIAGKNTLTLTSLAAAVLALGACGGNSDPFESKNTKPAYLGAVAIASYDGASDDLLTAGLGKTGLGGTAPAVADPLKPTPAELRRLAIFNNYRAILDISTNGGYGTLYGPNVDAKGVITTGEGKIAGTEYIAYSDDGTGRQNITMMVQVPASFNPANACIVTGTSSGSRGVYGAIGSAGEWGLKNGCAVAYTDKGTGTGIHDLQNNTVNVQNGVRTDAAAAGKNSIFTAELSASERAAFNAATPNRFAVKHAHSQQNPEKDWGKWTLQSVEFAYFVLNEKYGDLARDGATHLKKLTPSNTIVIASSVSNGAGAALAAAEQDTQGLISGVAVAEPEVQLAPDARLSVKRGASVLVGTGKPLYDYFTLANLLQPCAALVSPATNAFNTVNAATATNRCSALKANGLVTGTTTAEQAASALAALVAAGWQPESNVLQASHYSFATLSVGLTYANTYGRFSVKDNLCGFSFAATGAAASATPNAPVPASASALATSFGASNGVPPTIGINIVNNLSAGGPLLDAASLSAGGVQDYNIAGALCMRELATGSSANAVRVRQGMSEVVRSANLRGKPALIVQGRADTLLPVAFTGRPYYGMNKIVEGTASRLSYIEVTNAQHFDAFLAFPGYPERMVPLHRYFIQAMDMMYANLKTGAALPASQVVRTVPRGLTGAVANPIAASNVPPIKTTPAAADQITFANNVVTIAD from the coding sequence ATGACCATCATCATTGCAGGCAAAAACACCTTGACGCTCACCTCGCTGGCCGCTGCCGTACTGGCGCTCGGCGCCTGCGGCGGGAACAGTGATCCTTTCGAAAGCAAAAACACCAAGCCGGCCTACCTGGGCGCCGTCGCCATCGCCAGCTACGACGGCGCCAGCGACGACCTGCTCACCGCCGGCCTCGGCAAGACCGGCCTGGGCGGGACCGCGCCGGCCGTGGCCGACCCGCTGAAGCCGACCCCCGCCGAACTGCGCCGGCTGGCGATTTTCAACAACTACCGCGCCATCCTCGACATCAGCACGAACGGCGGCTACGGCACGCTGTATGGCCCGAACGTCGATGCCAAGGGCGTCATCACCACCGGCGAAGGCAAGATCGCCGGGACCGAATACATCGCCTACTCCGACGACGGCACGGGCAGGCAGAACATCACCATGATGGTGCAGGTGCCGGCCAGCTTCAACCCGGCCAATGCCTGCATCGTGACCGGCACCTCCAGCGGCTCGCGCGGCGTGTACGGCGCCATCGGCTCGGCCGGCGAGTGGGGCCTGAAAAACGGCTGCGCCGTGGCCTACACCGACAAGGGCACGGGCACCGGCATCCACGACCTGCAGAACAACACCGTCAACGTGCAAAACGGCGTTCGCACCGACGCCGCTGCCGCCGGAAAAAACTCGATCTTCACCGCCGAACTGAGCGCCTCCGAGCGGGCCGCCTTCAACGCGGCCACGCCGAACCGCTTTGCCGTCAAGCATGCGCATTCGCAGCAGAATCCTGAAAAGGACTGGGGCAAATGGACGCTGCAATCGGTCGAGTTCGCCTATTTCGTGCTGAATGAAAAATACGGCGACCTGGCCCGGGACGGCGCGACGCACCTGAAAAAGCTCACGCCGTCGAACACCATCGTGATCGCCTCCAGCGTGTCCAACGGCGCCGGCGCGGCGCTGGCGGCGGCAGAGCAGGACACGCAGGGCCTGATCAGCGGCGTGGCGGTGGCCGAGCCCGAAGTGCAACTGGCGCCCGACGCCCGCCTGAGCGTCAAGCGCGGCGCCAGCGTGCTGGTCGGCACCGGCAAGCCGCTATATGACTATTTCACGCTGGCCAATTTGCTGCAGCCTTGCGCGGCGCTGGTGTCTCCCGCCACGAACGCCTTCAACACGGTCAACGCGGCGACTGCCACCAACCGCTGCAGCGCCCTCAAGGCCAACGGCCTGGTCACCGGCACCACGACCGCCGAACAGGCCGCCAGCGCGCTGGCCGCGCTGGTCGCGGCGGGCTGGCAGCCGGAAAGCAATGTGCTGCAGGCCTCGCACTACTCGTTTGCAACGCTGTCGGTCGGGCTGACGTATGCCAACACCTATGGCCGCTTCAGCGTCAAGGACAACCTGTGCGGCTTCAGCTTCGCGGCCACCGGCGCCGCCGCATCGGCGACGCCGAACGCCCCGGTTCCGGCTTCCGCCAGCGCGCTGGCGACCTCGTTCGGCGCGTCCAACGGCGTGCCGCCGACCATCGGCATCAACATCGTCAACAACCTCAGCGCGGGCGGACCCTTGCTCGATGCCGCCTCGCTGTCGGCCGGCGGTGTGCAGGACTACAACATCGCCGGCGCGCTGTGCATGCGCGAGCTGGCTACCGGAAGCAGCGCCAACGCCGTGCGCGTCAGGCAGGGCATGAGCGAAGTGGTGCGCAGCGCCAACCTGCGCGGCAAGCCGGCGCTGATCGTGCAGGGCCGGGCCGACACGCTGCTGCCGGTGGCCTTCACCGGCCGGCCTTACTACGGCATGAACAAGATCGTCGAAGGCACGGCTAGCCGGCTGTCGTACATCGAGGTGACCAATGCCCAGCATTTCGACGCCTTCCTCGCCTTCCCGGGCTATCCGGAACGCATGGTGCCGCTGCACCGCTACTTCATCCAGGCGATGGACATGATGTATGCCAACCTGAAGACCGGCGCCGCCCTGCCGGCCAGCCAGGTAGTGCGCACCGTGCCGCGCGGCCTGACGGGCGCCGTGGCCAATCCGATTGCCGCCAGCAATGTGCCGCCGATCAAGACGACGCCCGCCGCCGCTGACCAGATCACCTTCGCCAACAACGTGGTGACCATCGCCGACTGA
- a CDS encoding SDR family oxidoreductase, with amino-acid sequence MPNSDAPQPFAPVVVLTGASSGIGHATALAFARAGARLVLAARGAQALDRVAAECELLDARALAVPTDVTDADAMRALADAAIERFGHIDVWINNAGTGAVGAFDATPIEAHQRVIESNLIGHLNGAHAVLPHFRKQGRGTLINMISSGGWVATPYAAAYTASQFGLRGFSEALRAELGSLPGVHVCEVYPAFVDTPGLLHGANYTGKRLRPAPPVLDPRQVADSLVALAKAPRDVTSIGSAALPGRLAHAVAPGLTGRVSAWFTNRALNRADPAPITNGNLFEPSRVHTIDGGHRTLATRAAPLAAVALAGALGLGLLWALRSRRPHQQGPARSRRAAGWQG; translated from the coding sequence ATGCCCAACTCCGACGCCCCCCAGCCCTTTGCCCCCGTCGTGGTCCTGACCGGCGCCTCCAGCGGCATCGGCCACGCCACCGCACTGGCCTTTGCCCGCGCGGGCGCGCGCCTGGTGCTGGCGGCACGCGGTGCCCAGGCGCTGGACCGGGTGGCCGCCGAATGCGAGCTGCTGGACGCCCGGGCGCTGGCCGTGCCGACCGACGTGACCGATGCCGACGCCATGCGCGCGCTGGCCGACGCCGCCATCGAGCGCTTTGGCCACATCGATGTCTGGATCAACAACGCCGGCACCGGCGCGGTCGGCGCCTTCGACGCCACGCCCATCGAGGCGCACCAGCGGGTCATCGAGTCCAACCTGATCGGCCACCTCAACGGCGCGCATGCGGTGCTGCCGCATTTTCGAAAGCAGGGGCGCGGCACGCTGATCAACATGATCTCTTCCGGCGGCTGGGTCGCCACGCCTTACGCGGCGGCCTACACCGCCAGCCAGTTCGGGCTGCGCGGCTTTTCCGAAGCGCTGCGCGCCGAGCTGGGCAGCCTGCCGGGCGTGCATGTCTGCGAGGTGTACCCGGCGTTTGTCGATACGCCGGGCCTGCTGCACGGCGCCAACTACACCGGCAAGCGGCTGCGCCCGGCGCCGCCCGTGCTCGACCCGCGCCAGGTCGCGGACAGCCTGGTGGCCTTGGCCAAAGCGCCGCGCGACGTGACCTCGATAGGCAGCGCGGCGCTGCCCGGACGGCTGGCGCATGCCGTGGCGCCCGGGCTGACCGGCCGCGTCAGCGCCTGGTTCACCAACCGCGCCCTCAACCGCGCCGACCCGGCGCCGATCACCAACGGCAACCTGTTCGAGCCGTCCCGCGTCCACACGATTGACGGCGGCCACCGCACGCTGGCGACGCGCGCCGCGCCGCTGGCGGCAGTGGCGCTGGCCGGCGCGCTCGGGCTGGGGCTGCTGTGGGCGCTGCGCTCGCGCAGGCCGCATCAGCAAGGCCCCGCCCGTTCACGGCGGGCGGCAGGCTGGCAAGGCTGA
- a CDS encoding glucose 1-dehydrogenase → MTASSTRHPASDPSIAVAQVAIVTGASRGIGAAIARRLARGGYAVVVNYAGKAAEARAVVQAIESAGGQALAVQADVSDAAAVRALFDQAIEAFGRVDVLVNNAGIMPPALPHLADTDDATFERLFAVNVRGTFNTLREAAARLQHGGRIVNFSSSVIGLALPGYAVYAATKSAVETFTHIMAKELRGKNIRINAVAPGPTATDLFLNGKTPETVERLSKMAPLERLGTPGDIAAAVAFLVSEDAGWVNGQTLRANGGVV, encoded by the coding sequence ATGACCGCTTCCAGCACCCGCCACCCCGCCAGCGACCCATCCATTGCGGTGGCCCAGGTCGCCATCGTCACCGGCGCCTCGCGCGGCATCGGCGCGGCCATTGCCCGGCGCCTGGCGCGCGGCGGTTATGCGGTGGTCGTCAACTACGCCGGCAAGGCCGCCGAAGCCCGCGCCGTCGTGCAGGCCATCGAATCGGCCGGCGGCCAGGCGCTGGCGGTGCAGGCCGACGTGTCGGACGCCGCCGCCGTGCGCGCCCTGTTCGACCAGGCCATCGAGGCCTTCGGCCGCGTCGATGTGCTGGTCAACAACGCCGGCATCATGCCGCCAGCGCTGCCGCATCTGGCCGACACCGACGACGCGACGTTCGAGCGCCTGTTCGCCGTCAACGTCAGGGGCACCTTCAACACCCTGCGCGAAGCCGCCGCGCGCCTGCAGCACGGCGGGCGCATCGTCAACTTTTCCAGCAGCGTGATCGGCCTGGCACTGCCAGGCTACGCGGTGTACGCCGCCACCAAGAGCGCGGTCGAAACCTTCACCCACATCATGGCCAAGGAGCTGCGCGGCAAGAACATCCGCATCAATGCGGTCGCGCCCGGCCCGACCGCCACGGACCTGTTCCTGAACGGCAAGACCCCCGAAACGGTTGAGCGCCTGTCGAAAATGGCGCCGCTGGAACGCCTGGGCACGCCTGGGGACATCGCCGCTGCGGTCGCTTTTTTGGTCAGCGAAGACGCCGGCTGGGTCAACGGCCAGACGCTGCGCGCCAATGGCGGGGTGGTTTAA
- a CDS encoding LysR family transcriptional regulator — translation MDRFHAMRLFTRIVELGSFTKAADDLQLPRATVTHAVQQLEKRLGTRLLHRTTRQVSASQDGQAYYERCRRLLADLEEAETAFANSAAQPKGKLRVDLQGTLAKHFVLPVIADFFARYPGIELEIGMGDRFVDLVREGVDCVLRAGELSDSSMVARRVARLRQVTCASRDYLARHGTPDTVEALRGHQAVNFLSPQDGRPLPFEFLINGAVRSLQLQGQVAVSDADAYVACCAAHLGLIQLPRYHVAARLDSGCFVEVLAPWRPAPMPVSVLYPQHRQLSPRVRVFVDWLVEVMGQAG, via the coding sequence ATGGACCGTTTTCATGCCATGCGGCTGTTCACCCGCATCGTCGAGCTGGGCAGCTTCACCAAGGCGGCCGACGACCTGCAGCTGCCGCGCGCCACCGTGACGCATGCCGTGCAGCAACTCGAAAAACGCCTGGGCACCCGGCTGCTGCACCGCACGACGCGGCAGGTCAGCGCCAGCCAGGACGGCCAGGCCTATTACGAGCGCTGCCGGCGCCTTCTGGCCGACCTCGAAGAAGCCGAAACGGCCTTTGCCAACAGCGCCGCCCAGCCCAAAGGCAAGCTGCGCGTTGACCTGCAGGGCACGCTGGCCAAGCACTTCGTGCTGCCGGTGATCGCCGATTTTTTTGCGCGCTACCCCGGCATCGAGCTGGAAATCGGCATGGGCGACCGCTTCGTGGACCTGGTGCGCGAAGGCGTGGACTGCGTGCTGCGGGCTGGCGAACTCAGCGACTCCAGCATGGTGGCGCGACGCGTGGCCCGGCTGCGGCAGGTCACCTGCGCCAGCCGCGACTACCTGGCCAGGCACGGCACGCCGGACACCGTCGAGGCCTTGCGCGGCCACCAGGCGGTGAATTTTTTATCGCCCCAGGACGGCAGGCCACTGCCTTTTGAATTCCTCATCAATGGCGCGGTGCGCAGCCTGCAGCTGCAGGGCCAGGTGGCGGTGAGCGATGCCGATGCCTACGTGGCCTGCTGCGCGGCGCATCTGGGCCTGATCCAGTTGCCGCGCTACCACGTTGCAGCACGGCTGGACAGCGGCTGCTTTGTCGAAGTGCTGGCGCCGTGGCGCCCTGCGCCCATGCCGGTGTCGGTGCTGTACCCGCAGCACCGCCAACTGTCGCCACGGGTGCGTGTCTTTGTCGATTGGCTGGTTGAGGTGATGGGGCAAGCCGGCTGA
- a CDS encoding VOC family protein, whose amino-acid sequence MQVQPYLFFDGRCEEALDFYRAALGAEVTMLMRFRESPEPQPPGMCAPGSEDKVMHASFRIGETELMASDGRAMGQPEFKGFSLSVSPASDDEARKLFSALGDGGQVQMPLDKTFFASSFGMVADRFGVSWMVIVPLAPA is encoded by the coding sequence ATGCAAGTCCAGCCCTACCTGTTTTTCGACGGCCGCTGCGAGGAGGCCCTTGATTTTTACCGTGCCGCGCTCGGCGCCGAAGTCACCATGCTGATGCGCTTCAGGGAAAGCCCCGAGCCGCAGCCGCCGGGCATGTGCGCGCCGGGTTCCGAAGACAAGGTAATGCACGCCAGCTTTCGCATCGGCGAGACCGAACTGATGGCCTCCGACGGACGCGCCATGGGGCAGCCGGAATTCAAGGGCTTTTCGCTGTCGGTGTCACCGGCAAGCGATGACGAAGCCCGCAAGCTGTTCAGCGCCCTGGGCGACGGCGGGCAGGTGCAGATGCCGCTGGACAAGACGTTTTTTGCCTCATCGTTCGGCATGGTGGCCGACCGCTTCGGTGTGTCGTGGATGGTGATCGTGCCGCTGGCGCCGGCCTGA
- a CDS encoding pirin family protein, protein MIQSPASAAPHADSPVLQVKPLGFPWETLDPFLFCVYHDDAYPAANAQMGPAASLAGRDIGQDFSRKDGWSMYHGSAVPGFPAHPHRGFETVTIVRKGLIDHADSLGAMARFGQGDVQWLTAGQGVVHSEMFPLLDEKGPNPLELFQIWLNLPARSKMAAPNFTMFWSQAIPRLTALDADGRATEVAVIAGRLDAPHAGVTEPLPPPPDSWAARPDADVAIWTICMAPGARWTLPAASGKDTRRQLYFFKGASVAVAGQAVSRASAIELRANAAVELVNGLDEAEFLLLQGRPIGEPVAQYGPFVMNTQAEIRQTLADYQRTQFGGWPWQGSAPVHGREPARFARHPGGAEERPAESAAASDSATA, encoded by the coding sequence ATGATTCAATCGCCCGCCTCTGCCGCGCCCCATGCCGACTCACCCGTCCTCCAGGTCAAGCCGCTCGGCTTTCCGTGGGAAACCCTCGACCCCTTCCTGTTTTGCGTGTACCACGACGACGCCTACCCGGCGGCCAATGCGCAGATGGGTCCGGCCGCTTCGCTGGCGGGACGCGACATCGGCCAGGACTTCAGCCGCAAGGACGGCTGGAGCATGTACCACGGCAGCGCGGTGCCGGGCTTTCCGGCGCATCCGCACCGGGGCTTTGAAACCGTGACCATCGTCCGCAAGGGACTGATCGACCACGCCGATTCGCTGGGCGCCATGGCGCGCTTCGGGCAAGGCGATGTGCAGTGGCTCACGGCCGGCCAGGGCGTCGTGCATTCGGAGATGTTTCCGCTGCTCGATGAAAAAGGCCCGAATCCGCTGGAGCTGTTCCAGATCTGGCTGAACCTGCCGGCTCGCAGCAAGATGGCAGCGCCCAACTTCACCATGTTCTGGTCGCAGGCGATTCCACGCCTGACTGCGCTTGATGCCGACGGCCGCGCGACCGAGGTGGCGGTCATTGCCGGCCGGCTCGACGCGCCGCACGCTGGCGTGACCGAACCGCTGCCGCCGCCGCCCGACTCTTGGGCCGCTCGGCCTGACGCCGACGTGGCCATCTGGACGATTTGCATGGCGCCCGGCGCCCGCTGGACGCTGCCTGCCGCCAGCGGCAAGGACACCCGGCGCCAGCTGTATTTCTTCAAGGGCGCGTCGGTCGCGGTGGCGGGCCAGGCGGTCAGCCGGGCCAGCGCCATCGAGCTGCGCGCCAATGCCGCCGTGGAACTGGTCAACGGCCTTGACGAGGCTGAATTCCTGCTGCTCCAGGGCCGGCCGATTGGCGAGCCGGTGGCGCAGTACGGCCCGTTCGTCATGAACACCCAGGCCGAAATCAGGCAGACGCTGGCCGACTACCAGCGCACCCAATTCGGCGGCTGGCCGTGGCAAGGCAGCGCGCCGGTGCATGGACGCGAGCCGGCGCGGTTTGCGCGGCACCCCGGCGGCGCCGAGGAACGGCCCGCCGAAAGCGCCGCGGCCAGCGACTCGGCAACGGCCTGA
- a CDS encoding response regulator, producing the protein METFITYVVEDNPTVLSNLVEALSEIAHVKVTAHSATQSEASQWLERHHAHWHLAIVDLFLKQGTGLGVLAACRNRQPHQKMVLLTNYATPEIRLRSVALGADAVFDKSTELDDLLLYCIKQTHKLTQDHGQETQRNVLSHPRQSN; encoded by the coding sequence ATGGAAACATTCATTACTTACGTGGTTGAAGACAATCCGACCGTCCTGTCCAATCTGGTAGAAGCGCTGAGCGAGATAGCCCATGTGAAAGTCACCGCGCATTCGGCCACGCAGTCCGAAGCAAGCCAGTGGCTGGAACGGCATCACGCCCACTGGCATTTGGCCATCGTCGATCTGTTTTTAAAGCAGGGCACGGGGCTGGGCGTGCTGGCGGCTTGCCGTAATCGCCAGCCGCACCAGAAAATGGTCCTCCTGACCAACTACGCCACGCCGGAAATCCGGCTGCGGTCGGTGGCGCTGGGGGCTGACGCCGTCTTTGACAAATCGACCGAACTCGACGACCTGCTGCTCTACTGCATCAAGCAGACCCACAAGCTCACGCAGGACCATGGCCAGGAGACGCAGCGCAACGTCCTTTCACACCCGCGCCAGTCGAACTAG
- a CDS encoding TetR/AcrR family transcriptional regulator yields MNETVHSPRVGAASPAEKSRAPARKSLRKTQAPGPAPSRTNDPARTMAGILEVATAEFSEKGLSGARIDEIAAATQTSKRMIYYYFGSKEGLYLAVLEESYRRMRSIEAGLKLDDLPPEDALRRLVGFTFDHHHGNQGYIRLVMAENMERGSYLAQSKIIQELNVPAIGAIDKLYARGVAQGVFRAGLDPTDIHASISALTFFNVSNQHTFGLIFKGDTHSPEALAARRGSIIEMIVRFMRAP; encoded by the coding sequence ATGAACGAAACAGTACATTCGCCACGGGTCGGCGCCGCTTCACCGGCGGAAAAATCCCGGGCGCCAGCGCGCAAAAGCCTGCGCAAGACGCAGGCCCCGGGGCCTGCGCCGTCCCGCACCAACGACCCGGCCCGCACCATGGCCGGCATCCTGGAGGTGGCGACGGCCGAGTTTTCCGAAAAGGGTCTGAGCGGCGCACGCATCGACGAAATCGCGGCGGCCACCCAGACCAGCAAGCGCATGATCTACTACTATTTCGGCAGCAAGGAAGGCCTGTACCTGGCCGTGCTGGAAGAGTCGTACCGGCGCATGCGCAGCATCGAGGCCGGGCTCAAGCTGGACGACCTGCCGCCCGAGGACGCGTTGCGCCGCCTGGTGGGTTTCACCTTCGACCACCACCACGGCAACCAGGGCTACATCCGGCTGGTGATGGCCGAAAACATGGAGCGCGGCAGCTACCTGGCGCAGAGCAAGATCATCCAGGAACTCAATGTGCCGGCCATCGGCGCCATCGACAAGCTGTATGCGCGCGGCGTGGCGCAAGGCGTGTTCCGCGCCGGCCTGGACCCGACCGACATTCACGCCTCGATCTCGGCGCTGACGTTTTTCAATGTCTCCAACCAGCACACCTTCGGGCTGATCTTCAAGGGCGACACCCACTCGCCCGAAGCGCTGGCGGCACGGCGCGGCAGCATCATCGAGATGATCGTGCGCTTCATGCGCGCGCCCTGA
- the aroQ gene encoding type II 3-dehydroquinate dehydratase, translated as MNILMLHGINLNMFGKRDPKQYGTITLDEINARVGALGQELGATVEAFQTNSEGAMCERIHQAYADGVDAVMINAGAWTHYSYGIRDALAILTCPIVELHMSNIHAREAFRHVSVFGEIVRGQICGFGADSYLLGLRAAVSAAQAGRV; from the coding sequence ATGAACATCCTCATGCTGCACGGCATCAACCTCAACATGTTCGGCAAGCGCGACCCCAAGCAGTACGGCACCATCACGCTCGACGAGATCAATGCCCGCGTGGGCGCCCTGGGCCAGGAACTGGGCGCCACGGTCGAGGCCTTCCAGACCAACAGCGAAGGCGCGATGTGCGAGCGCATTCACCAGGCCTATGCCGACGGCGTGGACGCGGTCATGATCAACGCCGGCGCCTGGACGCACTACAGCTACGGCATCCGCGACGCGCTGGCCATCCTGACCTGCCCGATTGTCGAGTTGCACATGTCCAACATCCATGCGCGCGAAGCGTTCCGCCATGTCTCGGTGTTCGGCGAAATCGTCCGGGGCCAGATCTGCGGCTTTGGCGCGGACAGCTATTTGCTGGGCCTGCGCGCCGCAGTGTCCGCCGCCCAAGCGGGCCGGGTCTAA
- a CDS encoding pyridoxamine 5'-phosphate oxidase family protein yields MDDEIRRKILALLDQHRIMTVATLRPDGWPQATTVGYVNEGLSLYFLCGLDSQKAKNLALDDRLSLTIDHDTADLMAITGLSMAARAQAVDDRAEAEKVLRMLPLKYPEAPPLPMKMPSPDEVRIFRVTPTVISVLDYSKGFGHTDLVIC; encoded by the coding sequence ATGGACGACGAAATCAGACGGAAAATCCTGGCGCTGCTGGACCAGCATCGAATCATGACGGTGGCGACGCTGCGGCCCGATGGCTGGCCACAGGCAACGACGGTCGGCTACGTGAACGAAGGCTTGAGCCTGTATTTTCTGTGCGGGCTGGACAGTCAGAAGGCCAAAAACCTGGCGCTGGATGATCGGCTTTCACTGACCATCGATCACGACACGGCGGACTTGATGGCAATCACCGGCCTGTCGATGGCGGCACGCGCGCAGGCGGTCGATGACCGGGCCGAAGCGGAAAAAGTCTTGCGCATGCTGCCGCTGAAATACCCCGAGGCACCGCCTCTGCCGATGAAGATGCCGAGCCCGGACGAGGTCCGCATCTTCCGCGTCACGCCCACGGTCATTTCCGTGCTGGATTACTCCAAAGGCTTCGGGCATACGGATCTCGTCATTTGCTGA